In a single window of the Oecophyllibacter saccharovorans genome:
- a CDS encoding glycine betaine ABC transporter substrate-binding protein, translated as MSHLAIGHLYTALHAACASAVARVVEANGIDVSFIDLGSDEREDALESQEVDLLVSFWIPQDQSLERAGREVIGQLYQPQPTLARRKKEGSSSPENWPQEGYSVFLVAEDLLPLAQEIQQALPELTQVPLEKVGEGALFERVQGGRQAGEENPLVLAWQPHAVFHGDLLEILPDPQNLLGRPQEARMLLRAGLRKEMDEDLLDELSGMMLGNRVMSALDYAVSIEGVDPDEAAEAWQRGRLLGR; from the coding sequence ATGTCCCATCTAGCTATCGGTCATCTTTACACAGCGCTCCATGCAGCCTGTGCCAGCGCTGTGGCGCGGGTGGTCGAAGCCAATGGCATTGATGTCTCTTTCATTGATCTGGGGAGCGATGAAAGAGAAGATGCGCTTGAAAGCCAGGAGGTTGACCTGCTGGTGTCTTTCTGGATCCCGCAGGACCAGTCTCTGGAGCGGGCAGGGCGTGAAGTGATCGGCCAGCTCTATCAACCCCAGCCCACTCTGGCACGCCGGAAAAAGGAGGGGAGCAGCTCTCCTGAAAACTGGCCGCAGGAGGGATATTCAGTCTTTCTGGTGGCAGAAGACCTGCTCCCGTTGGCCCAGGAAATACAGCAAGCCCTGCCGGAACTGACGCAGGTGCCGCTTGAGAAGGTGGGAGAAGGCGCACTCTTTGAGCGGGTGCAGGGTGGCAGGCAGGCAGGTGAAGAAAATCCACTTGTTCTGGCCTGGCAGCCCCATGCTGTTTTCCATGGAGACCTGTTGGAAATCCTGCCTGACCCCCAGAATCTTCTGGGCCGGCCCCAGGAGGCGAGAATGCTTCTGCGTGCCGGTCTGCGCAAAGAGATGGACGAGGATCTGCTGGACGAGCTTTCAGGGATGATGCTGGGCAACCGTGTGATGAGCGCTCTCGATTATGCGGTCAGTATAGAAGGCGTGGACCCTGATGAGGCAGCGGAAGCCTGGCAGCGCGGCCGTCTTCTGGGACGCTGA